CTGGTCAAAAAGAGTGTGAGGTCTAAAGATGACAGGGTGAAGTTCATGCAGACATGTGTGCCCCATTTAATTTCCCTGTCGACATTCCTTGTGATCATcgtgtttgatttgatgtacaTGCGTTTCGGCTCCACAGATTTGCCACAGGGCCTTCAAAACTTCATTGCGATAGAATTTCTCCTCATTCCGCCGCTCATGAATCCTCTCATATATGGATTCAAACTCACCAAAATACGGAACAGAATTTTGTACATCATTCATTCTGGAAGAAAGTAACTTTGTCTCAtccaccactttattaggtacaaataACAAGTGAATTGGTCGGCGAGTGTATATAATTTGTATCAATTCACCCTGATTAAATATTTATCTAAAATGACTGGTACACACCAGAGACTGTaccattaaactttttttttgttaatttcattgtttgttcattgttttaAGGGAATTTAGAAAAATCCCTTAGTCTGGcccagttttgttttattgctttgaTTAACTTGACACCAGTGTCTGGtctgtcctcactgttcacACAACTGTTTTGTTAATTCACTTTAATCATACTTTAAAACTGATGTTCTTTGTACATGTACTTGGCTTCATTATTTGATTATATTGTGTGCAAACTCATGTGTTTTGTTggtatttgtactttttattaacccttagaacacagagcatttcggctgcttttttccattattatgtttaaacgtacagtatatagatgttataagaatgtgcaatatagagtgtcttaaatcttttttttttcaccacaacctagataatctgatgaaaaaaaaagtttattttcaccAACCATACGAGCAAATGAacttgtgaaatttggaaatacgtcacagttcaaagttcacttggcttccTTCCTACTATGCACCTTTATCATGAATATTTCAAGCTGTTTAGTTTCCAGGAACTTTGAGAGATATTTGAGTAATAAGTTTCGGACACAAAAGCAAGAGCCACACTCTTCTCAGCTTCCCCagaaagctttttttaattcagattCAGTTAATGCCACAGCTGTTGCGTTGCCAGTCTTCAAGAGTCCCTGAGTCAGATTTAACTCGATTCAGTGACTGTGCAATAATGCACatcatgcagaaaaaaaaaaggggtcacGATGACAGTAAGAAACCATGACGAATAACAAAGTCTGAAAAAATGCTTTGTTACTGTAGCATCATTTGTGGTACGGCCTTCAGTCTGGCTTTAATTAGAAGGGAGGCGTCGCTGAAGGTATTTACAGCTTCAAACCGGACGGATGAGACGGTGTCGACTTGAAACGGATCCTTTTGTCAAGTGCAGACATGAGAGCAGTTCAGTTTACACGTCACTCTGCAGCTTCACATCAGCGGTTCATTTGGTTCTAGCCTGAATGCATGCTCCCGTCGTCCATAAAGAGCTATTGCAAAAGAACAGAAGAGTGTCTCTGCCATTATTTCTAAAATCCAAcatcaatgaatgaatgcgTCATTTACATCATGTACATGATTATACAGTCGCTCCCGTGGAAATCTGTGGGGAAAGTGATTTGTGTCAATCAAAAGGTCTTCTGCAAAACAGCTAGGTACATTCCCTAAAAGTGAAGTTGACATTCATCATTTAAGTTATGTACATGTCACACTTGtgacttctttttgttttatctaaATGGGAAACATGTGGCTGCGTCGTGATGAGAGGAGGATGGATGCAAGAAAAAAGGCTGCTGATGAAGAAGAAACATGGAAGGTGGAAAACGTGtcctgctttgtgtgttttcaactTCAGCTGCCCCCGTTATTGTGCTGCGATCATTTCCTTTTAtcccaaaaacagagaaactcACACAAATCCAAATAAATCAAAGGAGTAAACGTTGCTTTTGTGATGAAATCCTTTAATAACCTCAAAAAAAAGTGGATGCAGTGTTAGGTTTTTTTTGATTCCAGTACATTTGGGTGTAGTCGGGCGCAGTTTGTATGACCAGAAtttaaggaaaaataaatctcttaatgaatgaaaaacagagCTGAGATCCTAAAGCGTTTCACAAATATTTGAGGTACTGCAactccaaatgtgttttttttttattaagtacAAACACGACTTTATCCATTCTCAGTTtgctttattatttctttaggTTAAAACGTAAGAACAAGTCACTTGACAACTAATCCCAGAAACGTTCTGCTATACTGGAGGACATCCGTCACATTCTGGTCCTTCACTACCACAGGGGGCTCAGTTAGCGTCTACATGTTCACACAAGAAAATGAAGCAGCACTGTCTATTAAGGCTTTGCATGAAATCTGTCTCGATTTGAGAAAACTCTATAGAAAGTACACAACGTACAAGTGCCTTCTGCTGAGGAGTGATgatccaaaacaaaacatgaaataaaagaatgaagcgacaaaacaaaaaaaatgagattAACACTACATGTGTGGCACAGAGggcagaggggaggagagagcaggaCACCAAGTAATCCAGTGCCTCGCtaccattgtttgttttctgggaCTAGGAAACGTAACCAGAGATGGATCTACTcgtgtacagcagcagcagcgaatGTCAGAGACAAAACATCCAGCAGGAAATGAATAAAACTAGAGTCCATCAACAGCAACCaaagttacaaaaacaacacacgttTAGAAGATTAACGGtggctttaaaataataattatctcCCGTAACTGAACCTTGCTGATATAGGAGAAAAAGATGGTGTTGAAACATaacggttaaaaaaaaaaaaaaaaaaggtgggtgTTTTAAAGGACTGGAAGTGAAGCGACCCCTTAGCCTGAGCTCGATTGAAGGCAAAGGTTAAAACACTACAACAGTCCATCGCAGGAAAGCAAAAATAATATGCAAACAGCTGTGAGGCTACATGGAGACAGTTGGTGACCTTTCATCCACTGCCCTTCAACAGCAGAGCGGTCACATTAACCCCCGCCGTGTCGGCTGCATTTTAACTCAGCAGAGTTGTTGCCTTACGTCGGAACTGAGTGAGGATCgctgattaaaacacacacacgggtcaGAGATGGTCCACTTGtgtttacaaaaataacatttctatctaagtaaaaggaaataaaaaggaGAAATGAAAGGCTTTAGAATGAATGTGTAGATGCTGCGAGGAGCTACACATGGAACCTAAAGCGGACGgtgggttttctttttgttttttataaagaaaCACAGAGCCCTTGTTGTAGTTAAACAAGCAGCAGCGTCTCCAAACCATGATGTTAATTCTACTggagaaagggggaggagtcaatTCATCAAGATCACAATATTAAAggtaaaaatatacatatttccCACACCTCAGTCTAGTGATATCCAGCCCTAGAGAGTAGGTGGAATTGAGTTTTAAAATTGGATTTTGGGGGTGAATTTAATGTCAGTGACAGTGCACAGATCAAGTATCACCTTTCCACAGACAcagtatttaaaatacatgtgcAATCCAATGATTTTAATGTGGACCGTTtacacttttacattttaaacacagtaaGTTCTGCTAAAAGTGTCAgtaattgttattattcaagTCTGTGGTAACATTGTTGTATTTATGTACATAATTGTGCACTACAAACTCATTTTTAATTCTGCATTTTACCATCCCCATAATGAGATACATGGAAGAtaaacagtattttaatttaGTGCTTTTGGTGAATTGACCCTTTAAGAATACCAGGCCTCGATGCTGATTCTTTAGACACCGGTTCTCACTGAAAGACCAGACTCAGTCGAGTCAGTGAGGAAACAACCCGGCATATTTCCAGATCGCTGTTGCAGTGACACACTGCTGCAGGTGGAGGTCATGATTACAAAAACTGTGGATCGGTTTGCGTTCTGTGGCCAAAAATAATGAGTGCACCCCCCGCACCCTGATTAGCTGATGGCTGTGACAGGAATCGGAGGTAGGTCGTGCAACAGCAGAAAATGGGCGGGACCTGCTGTCCACGTGAACTTGACCTTGGGTGTGAACAGGGATTGAATGTGGATGAGATGGGGACGAGCTGGATTAAGAAAGATGCAGTGGAATTCAGTACTGCATGTCCCCACATCCTTTTGTTCTGTGTTACACCAGAGAGCTTGAACCCACCCCACACCCtccgtgctctctctctctctgtagtgccatttgtattttctaaactctggtctgtatttatttttcacagctGCGTCTCCTCCCCTGCCTACCAACTGACTCAACAGTAGGAGGAGAATGGAGTTGGGTAGGGGTGAGACGCCGCAGGACGGCCACACTGACAGGGCCGTGTCATGGGAGGAACAggggtgtgggagagtaagggATCACACacttttagttttgttttttgggtcCTGGGTCGCCGTAGCTGGAGCCTGTTTTCTTCACCTCGGTGACTCCTATGAGGCGTCGGATAGCTATAGAAGCTGAGGCGTGAATAAGGaaagaaatgtcaaatgttaGACACACAAATACTGAGACTTGAAAATGCTAATCCAGTATTATccagtgaataataataatactaataataattaagcAATACACACATTTGAGCTTCAtccatagtgaggaccctcatagacataatgcattccctagccctttaccctaaccatcacaaccaagtgcctaacctttaacctaaccctaacctaaactaACCAAAATTCTAACCATAAAGCCAGGTCTTAagccccaaaaagcccttttaaagaAGTGAGTACcagttaaaaatgtcctcactccgtaAAGTTTATAGgatttggtcctcacaaagtcaCAAATACAAGAGACAGTTAACGCCTGACCTTTATCagacctaaacttaaccagagCTGTGAAGAGGAGCAGCTAATGAGACAGATTCAATAATGTTCCACTAAACAAacgcttgctgctgctgccaccttgtggtgatAAAGTAATGTACCACAAATGAGGTAGTCATtggagaatatatatatatatatacatatacatatacatacatatatacatatgcatacacatatacatacatatatatatacacacatatatacatatatatacacataaatatatatatacacatatatatatatatatatacacacataaatatatatatacacacacacacacacacacaactataactataactataaataAACCTTCGTACTTACCCACGATGAGGAAAATGATGAAGCCAATGATGAGGAGGGGAGAACCGCTGACGGCCACTCCACATGCAAAGTTGATGAGAGGCGAAAGCAGCAGCGtggcccaaaacaggaagttcaGCAGTGTCCAGGGTCGGCGAGGTGGGATTATTGTGGGTCCAGGGAACTTGCCCTCCTTGCTGTAGAGTTCCTGTAAAGCATCCTTAAAGGGAGAAGGGTTAAAGAATTGGTTATGTTCTCACATAAGTATGTGCCTTAATGcttaatttgaaatgaaaagctGTAACCTTTAAATTAGCACAGCCCAAAGTCATGTGTGACTTTAatgactaattaaaaaaaaaataaaaatgaaaaaaagtactTGTATTTGAGGATTTCAGTTCATCTAAATCACTTAATTGTTTACATATTATTCAGAAAACACTTggtattggaaaaaaaaatgtttttcattacttATTTGGAAAGGCCACATGCCTCAAACTAAATGATGATCTATTTAATTAGCAATTTGACACAGAAACAGCCATTAACATACTGGATGGGGAAGATACACAGATATTAAAATACAGATGGCTTCATGATGAATAAACAAGGGTGTGGTTGGTCTCACTACTTTCAACGGAATTTAACTCtatgttgttgggttttttttaccttctccTGGTAGAGCTTGTGCAGCCAATTGGCACACTGCCCTTCATCATCTGGTATATCCTTCACAGAGAACCGTCTGGATGTGAGGGAGTAAACAATTATATTCTGAGGAACTAAACACACTATCAGTGTTGTGCATCATTTACATCATTTGCTATGACAGTGTGAAATGTGCACATAAAGAACAACTGAAAACAGTACAAAAGGTTTGTTTACGCTTAGGGTGCCATTAGTAGGCAATCACCTGAATCACgggagaacacaaacacaaggacacacaataaaaaaatcagtgaaTAATGAACACAGTTGACTGGATCAGCAATTTGTATGGAAACAAGTAACACAGCAGATGGCACTGAATTGAAACAGGATGTATTTTGCTATAAAATAAGCCTTAATCGTGGCACACAGTTATTTCCTTTATTCATCCATGATTAGTTGTACATATTAATCTTGAGGAGTATTCTTAAATGACTGAGAAGCACATAACTAttcatacagacaaacaacctaCAAATTATGGTTTAATGGATGATAATGTGTATATTATCTTTCCAAATCGCTCTCATCAAGATGACACAGACACGTTAGCCAATTTCAATCACCTTCTCAATTAGTAATATGTTAATTGGAGATAAATGTATGTTCTTGTTTTGATTATAAGGGTTTTGTTTCATAAATCACACGCTTACCAGTAACATAAGTTCCTAGGGTAGGCAAAATAACCCTTGAGCTTCAGCCTACACCTTTTTGGTCTATTTCTTTTGTAAAGAATGCTGCTATAGCCTGTTATGACAAATTCTCACCACTCTACCACCTTAAACTGACTTCTCTGTAAAACAGATCACATCCAAAAGTAACAGACTCTGATCAAATAAGCTATCGGGAGGAGAACATGCTGgaaattgtgaataaaatatataataatggaGCAATTGACTCATAAATCAATGTTGAGAGAAATGGATTTTGCTTACATGTCAGTCACAGGAGGATGACAGAATCACTGAACTAAATTACAATCTTCCACTACTCTTCCTTGTTTAATTTGAGTgcgataatttttttttaaagtcagtttTGCAGTCCAGACTAAAGACGTGCTTTTCTCATACCTTCTAACAGGTCATCTGTGTCCATCTCCTGAACCGTTTTCTTTACACAGCAGGAGATCCCTGCCCATTAGAGCTACTGTTCTGACCCATAAAAACGCTGGGACACTAGCCAATGTTCAGAACAATCACTATCTTGTTCATAAATGCAATTAGGAGGAGGCCACTACCATCTTCCACGGTACTATCCATCATCATAACAATATCTGATGGAGGTTTTCATGGCACTCACCTTACACTCATGTCTGCTTTGTATTTCTTGCCATTAACAATGCCAAGGAGAGTGGGAACTTGGTTGTCTTTGAAATTGAGAGTCACGTCATACACAGCAGATACTGTgggacagaaaagtcatattaAGACCATGAGGATTAGGAACACGATGTtctttgtgtgtattgtgtgttgCGTTACCCCACCTGTCCCTTTAAGACACTGCAGCGTTGTGGTAAATCCTTTGGTGCGGGGTAGTAGGTGATACTTGAGCTTGGGCAAGCCTTTACTCTCTGCAACCTGCATGCTGATTTGGTGTTTCTTCTCTGTGAAGCGGGTGCCCTCGCAATACAGAAGAAACTGGGGAAGAAAAAGAGCCACGTTAATAAATTTTAAGGTGACCTCCTTTCTCTAAGGCTGCCCACTAAGCTTCTTCTGCTTGTTAAAATGACAGGTGGAGGCAACTTGGTTGCAACACTTAAATATAGTCATCATCAACTAGCAGTAGCCAGATGCTTGACATACAGGGTAATTAGATCAACTGCTGATCAGCCGAATCTCAGCGAGCAAACTAGTTGCAGAAGTGTGAAAACCTGTAACACAAAAGTGCTTCACGCCTTCAACAACCATCTACAACatctaagaaaagaaaattccaGGGACCTCATTTATAAAGCTGTGTGTAGGTATGCCTAAAAACTTGGTGAACAAAAGTGCTTACACACATAAAAAGTCTGATTTATAAAGCCATGCATGTACAGGCACGTCCCACGCCAGTTTCCCTTTCTAAAACACAATCAACTCACAATTCAGCGCAGCTTTTGCGAGCTTCAGATAACACCCATACCTGACCATAAAAAGTCAGATTAATATTCATTGATCAAGAGTGACCACAAAGTCATGGCAGGTATCCACTGATGCCTGCAAGGTTAGTGAATGGTTTGAGGGATTGGACATTGTAAGATTCCTTTTTACAATGTCTTACAATTCATTCTAATTCCTTTTTATTCTCTCCCCATTTGATTGAATCCGAGCGGCTTCAGTTGTGGTAATTAAACTGTTCGTAAATGACAAGACAGATCTgcacaatgatgatgataaccaTAAATCATTCGATTAGAATAGCGCATTAACTAATCACTGTTACAATattcttcacaataaaaaagctGTTCTAACACTGGAATGAAATTAAActcaaaacatgaaaatatcacAAGAAGCACTATATAATTATTTATGGGAATTCACTCTGAAGCACATGAATCTTTGATCCTCCACCAAaagcttcttccccagagctgtgaaatCAATAACACAGAAAATAGTAggtatttgtttgaaaatacgcCTCGTCCATTTGGTCATCCTTCTGCCATCGGAGTGGCAGCTTCACCTCT
This genomic interval from Solea solea chromosome 2, fSolSol10.1, whole genome shotgun sequence contains the following:
- the agpat3 gene encoding 1-acyl-sn-glycerol-3-phosphate acyltransferase gamma — its product is MALLAYLKSLFILQLLMGFVFVVSGLIINFIQLCTCILWPINRQLYRVINCRLSYSLWSQLVMLLEWWSGTECTLYTDQATVDKFGKEHVIVILNHNYEIDFLCGWTMCERYGILGSSKVLAKHELLKVPLIGWTWYFLEIVFCKRKWEEDRNTVFNGLKRLQDYPEFMWFLLYCEGTRFTEKKHQISMQVAESKGLPKLKYHLLPRTKGFTTTLQCLKGTVSAVYDVTLNFKDNQVPTLLGIVNGKKYKADMSVRRFSVKDIPDDEGQCANWLHKLYQEKDALQELYSKEGKFPGPTIIPPRRPWTLLNFLFWATLLLSPLINFACGVAVSGSPLLIIGFIIFLIVASIAIRRLIGVTEVKKTGSSYGDPGPKKQN